In the Malania oleifera isolate guangnan ecotype guangnan chromosome 1, ASM2987363v1, whole genome shotgun sequence genome, one interval contains:
- the LOC131151268 gene encoding pantothenate kinase 1-like isoform X2 yields MELWLIKNFHNLSPSAIASSFGKVNSSRKLSEYKVEDLAATLLRDFTYHIAQLPSWGLRRSILEVHTYAGMASQWIIFHTGLITGQMQAVFLQHEGFLGAVGALLKYNRINADVLLPHVSTTELSCVSGTEYDSRELYEGEDSLSREVQTLRSEIDIIQKEKAILIEQLHAKNSSNG; encoded by the exons ATGGAGTTATGGCTCATCAAAAATTTC CATAATCTTTCACCCTCTGCCATTGCTTCTAGCTTTGGGAAGGTCAACAGCAGTAGAAAGCTTTCAGAATACAAAGTTGAGGATCTTGCAGCCACTCTTTTAAGAGATTTTACATACCATATAGCACAG CTGCCCTCTTGGGGCTTAAGAAGATCTATTTTGGAGGTTCATACATACGCAGGAATGGCTTCACAATGGATAATATTTCATACGGGCTTAATTACTG GTCAAATGCAAGCTGTATTTTTACAACATGAAGGTTTCTTAGGAGCTGTAGGTGCACTACTGAAATACAACAGGATTAATGCTGATGTGTTGCTGCCACATGTGTCTACCACAGAGCTTTCTTGTGTTTCAGGCACTGAATACGATAGTAGAGAATTATACGAA GGTGAAGATAGTCTCAGCAGAGAGGTGCAGACGCTAAGATCTGAGATAGATATTATACAAAAGGAGAAGGCAATACTGATTGAACAGTTGCACGCAAAAAATTCAAGCAATGGGTGA
- the LOC131151268 gene encoding pantothenate kinase 1-like isoform X1, which yields MELWLIKNFHNLSPSAIASSFGKVNSSRKLSEYKVEDLAATLLRDFTYHIAQISYLVAALLGLKKIYFGGSYIRRNGFTMDNISYGLNYWSKGQMQAVFLQHEGFLGAVGALLKYNRINADVLLPHVSTTELSCVSGTEYDSRELYEGEDSLSREVQTLRSEIDIIQKEKAILIEQLHAKNSSNG from the exons ATGGAGTTATGGCTCATCAAAAATTTC CATAATCTTTCACCCTCTGCCATTGCTTCTAGCTTTGGGAAGGTCAACAGCAGTAGAAAGCTTTCAGAATACAAAGTTGAGGATCTTGCAGCCACTCTTTTAAGAGATTTTACATACCATATAGCACAG ATCTCCTACCTTGTAGCTGCCCTCTTGGGGCTTAAGAAGATCTATTTTGGAGGTTCATACATACGCAGGAATGGCTTCACAATGGATAATATTTCATACGGGCTTAATTACTG GTCCAAAGGTCAAATGCAAGCTGTATTTTTACAACATGAAGGTTTCTTAGGAGCTGTAGGTGCACTACTGAAATACAACAGGATTAATGCTGATGTGTTGCTGCCACATGTGTCTACCACAGAGCTTTCTTGTGTTTCAGGCACTGAATACGATAGTAGAGAATTATACGAA GGTGAAGATAGTCTCAGCAGAGAGGTGCAGACGCTAAGATCTGAGATAGATATTATACAAAAGGAGAAGGCAATACTGATTGAACAGTTGCACGCAAAAAATTCAAGCAATGGGTGA